One Thermovenabulum gondwanense DNA window includes the following coding sequences:
- the accC gene encoding acetyl-CoA carboxylase biotin carboxylase subunit, with protein MFEKILIANRGEIAVRIIRACRELGIKTVAVFSEADRNSLHVKLADEAICIGPASPVRSYLNITNIIAAAKVKKADAIHPGYGFLAENEYFAEMCATCGIKFIGPSPRSIQRMGDKATARETMISAGIPVVPGSEGVIENIDHALSVAKEIGYPVIIKAAAGGGGRGMRIAQNPDELRKEIMTAKQEAEVSFGNAAVYLEKYIEEPRHIEFQILGDTHGNIIHLYERDCSLQRRHQKILEESPSTALTPEMREEMGKIAIKAAKTVDYYSAGTIEFLVDKQGRYYFIEMNTRIQVEHPVTEAVTGIDIVKEQILIAAGEKLSFQQQDVKINGHAIECRINAEDPSRNFQPTPGRIRYYHAPGGFGIRVDSAIYTGYEIPPYYDSLIAKIIAWAPARDQAISRMRGALNEIKIEGITTTVPFHLKIMDNAFFKRGEVYTNFIQRRLLD; from the coding sequence ATGTTTGAGAAGATATTGATAGCAAATAGAGGAGAAATAGCGGTCAGAATAATACGTGCTTGTAGAGAATTGGGGATAAAGACGGTTGCGGTTTTTTCGGAAGCCGATAGAAATTCACTGCATGTAAAGCTTGCCGATGAGGCAATATGCATAGGTCCTGCTTCTCCTGTGAGAAGCTATCTTAATATTACAAACATTATAGCTGCGGCAAAGGTTAAAAAAGCAGATGCGATACATCCCGGTTATGGTTTTTTGGCTGAAAATGAATATTTTGCTGAAATGTGTGCAACATGTGGAATAAAATTTATAGGACCTTCTCCTCGCTCCATTCAAAGGATGGGAGATAAGGCAACTGCCAGGGAAACAATGATTAGTGCGGGGATTCCCGTAGTTCCAGGATCAGAGGGTGTTATCGAAAATATTGATCATGCTTTGTCTGTTGCAAAAGAGATTGGTTATCCTGTTATTATTAAGGCAGCAGCCGGCGGCGGAGGACGAGGAATGAGAATTGCTCAGAATCCTGATGAGCTTAGAAAGGAAATTATGACAGCTAAACAAGAAGCGGAAGTTTCCTTCGGAAATGCTGCGGTATATCTTGAAAAATATATTGAAGAACCAAGACATATAGAATTTCAAATCTTAGGCGATACCCATGGAAATATAATACATCTCTATGAAAGAGATTGTTCTTTACAGCGCAGGCATCAGAAGATTCTCGAAGAATCTCCTTCAACTGCTTTAACGCCCGAAATGAGGGAGGAAATGGGCAAAATAGCTATAAAAGCTGCAAAAACAGTAGATTATTATAGTGCTGGAACAATTGAATTTCTCGTAGATAAGCAGGGTAGATACTATTTTATCGAAATGAATACCCGTATTCAGGTGGAACATCCGGTGACGGAAGCGGTGACAGGTATTGATATAGTGAAAGAACAAATACTTATTGCGGCCGGTGAAAAATTATCCTTTCAACAGCAAGATGTAAAAATTAACGGCCATGCTATTGAATGTCGTATTAATGCGGAAGATCCCTCGCGGAATTTTCAACCAACTCCCGGACGGATACGATATTATCATGCACCGGGAGGGTTTGGCATTCGCGTAGATAGTGCTATTTATACGGGCTATGAAATACCGCCTTATTATGATTCTCTCATTGCAAAAATAATAGCATGGGCGCCTGCGAGAGACCAGGCAATTTCTCGCATGCGAGGTGCATTAAATGAAATAAAAATAGAAGGGATAACTACTACCGTTCCCTTCCATTTGAAAATCATGGACAATGCTTTTTTTAAGCGGGG